From the genome of Pseudomonadota bacterium:
TGAAGCCGATTATGCCGACAGCACCGGGGGCAAGTACAGCGATCTCCTGGACGGGCTGATTTCAGCCTCAGTGACTATTCCTCTGGGCGAGTATGTGACGGTCACGCCACAGGTATATTACTCCATGGCGCTTTCCAGCGAGGCTGAGACGCTTCTACAGGACAGCGACGGTGACGACAGTTTCATCTACGGCGGAATTTCCGCAAGCTTTGCCTTCTAGCTCGGATTTTTCACGAGTTGAGATCGCTGAATATCCGCGAAAGAAGCCTTTTCACTATAATTGTTTATGTGTAAAGGCTGATGACAAAGGAGATTCAGCGATATCGGCTCGCCCTTCGGGTGAGTAATTACAAATAAGAAGAGAAAGGCACCATTGGCAAAATTGTACTTTCAGAAACATAAGGTTATGTAATAAAAAAGAACAACAAGTCAGTAAGTTGCAATAATAAATCGAAATTACTCATGAAATGTCCGGGCCAGGGAGACCTCCCCCCTTCGTTCTTCCTGGAAGCGGGGAGGCCGGCAATCCCGGTCTCCCCGGTTTTGTTTGCAGATTCCATCTGAGAGTGGAGTGAACAATGAAAAAATTTCTGATGTTTCAACACATGGAATGGGAAGGTCCTGGAAAGTTCCTGCTGCGTTGTCTTGACAAACACGGAATCAGTCATGATATCGTCAGAATATGGGAGCAGCCCGTTCCTGATAATTTTTCAGAGTATAGCGCGCTGATAGTTCTCGGCGGCGGGCCGAATGTTGACCAGGAAGAGATGTATCCCTTTCTGGTTCAGGAAAAAACAGTTATTCGCAAGGCCCTTGACCTGGATATGCCGTATCTGGGATTCTGTCTGGGGCATCAACTGCTGGCCCATGTGCTTGGGGCGGAAGTTGGGCCTAATTTTTGCACAAGCATCGGCTATACCCAGGGGCATTTGACCCACGACGGTCGCGAGCACCCGGTTTTTCAGAATCTGCCGGTGGAATTTCCATTATTCAAATGGCACGGTCAATCCGTTAAAACCCCGGTGCGTAAAAACATTTCAATTCTCATTACCTCCGAAGAGTGCCAGGTTGAAGCGATATCGGTTCCCGGCCGGCCGCATATTATTGGTCTTCAATTTGATAATCATTCGGCAAGCAGAAAAGACATCGCGTTATGGCTTGAAAAAGATCGTCAGTGGATTTTTTCGGCACCGGACAGAGAGGTGAATCCGACAATGATCCTGTCCATGGCAAAATTACTTGAAAAAAATATGGAGCAGGATTTTGATATCCTGTTTAATAATTTTATCAGACTTCTCTGATAGCGGGTGGTTTAATATATTCCAGTCATTGGCTTCATAAATTTTCAAGAAAGGCGGTTGCCATGCCACAGAACCATAAGGACAATATATTTTCCATGCTTGAGCAGGGTGGGCCCTTTGCAACCGGCCTCCTGCCGCCGCTGTCGGCGCCGTTTTCCCGGGAAACCAAAACCTGGGTCAGAACACTGCAGGCGGCCGACATGCTCACCAAGTACCGTATCGTCCGCAATCAAATCTATGAGCTTCTGGATGTTCATTCCTTCCAGGAGATAAAGGAGCTGATCCCTGATCAAAAAAAACGGCGTGAAGTTGAGAGCCGCGCCTACCGGATGCTTGGCAATATGTTCGGTCTTGAAGGCAATGAAAGGGAAATTGTTTCCAAGGTGAACAGCTATTCCCGGATTGCCGATGCGGTGGTCCGTTATCTCAAGGGCAAGGTGCTGTCCAATTATTCCTCCTATATCGAGATGACCAATGAAATAGATGTGATCAACAGCCCGGCGCAGTTGCTGTTGATCATCTTTGACCGGCGGTATCACAAGAAGGCGCGGTTTGAGGCCAAGCGCAAGCTCATCCTCCTTACCCTTGCAGGTTCCATTGACCAGCGGGAAAGAGAAACCGATGTGGAGCAGAAATTCGCCCAGTTTCTCGAATTCTTAAATGATCATGTCTGGAGCAAGGATCTGCTTATCGGCCAGCTGGAAATTGCTTTTCTTCTGAGTGAACATGATAAGGATGATTTTTCCTGTACCAGCGTGAAGGTCATCGGCCAGGAAGATCGCCGGAACATAAAACTCAAATCCGGCCAGAAGCTCACCATGATCAAGCGCCGGAGATTCCGGATGAACGGCCTGGAAGTGCCGATCTATGTGTCGATCAGAAAAAAACCACCGGAGGCCAAGGTATTGAAACTTCTGCGCAAGGGTGAGGAAAATCCGGCCGTCGCCGTTGACGACGAACTGGGGCTTATGGGCGTGGTGGAATCAGTGATGGACGTGAAGAATTTCCAGAAACATCTGACCCGAAGCGCCAGCAGGGCAGGGTCGCTGATGACCCTTGAGGAGGTGTCAAATACCCTCACCGGCTCACGGTATAACAGTTCCAGTATCGGCAGTTCGTCAAGCACGCCGATGTTCAAGTTTTTTGCACGGTTGGGGGGCATGCGGGTGGAGTTCATTGTTCATACCCATGAGTCGTATCTCAATTATATGTACCAGCGGGACGTCTCCCATGACGAATATGAGGTGCGGCGGATTTTTGATTCCGGGGTTGCCGAGCTGTTGTTTCCGGAAAGTATTTATCATCTGAAGATGGATGAGATCAAAGATCATCTTATACGATGGTTCAGGCAGCGGATCGAAGAATTTTGACTTCAATGCGACAGTTGCTTTTACTGAATCTGCTTCGAAGTCTGCGCTATCTTTCAGCAACTGTTTCGCATACCATAGTCTAGCGAAACAGGGGCTTCCGCACATCTTCAGCAAGCTCAACAATCGCTCAATTTAGGAAATAATCGTGAATAATTCACATACCCCGCATACCTTGGCCAAATGGGTCATCAACCTGTTTTTTTGCATCGGCGTTCTCTCGGCAATTGCTTTCCGGGCGCTGATCGTGGTGAATCATTTTGATCCGGCGCTCTTCCGGCCCCTGTGGTATGTGGGAGTGATCGGCTATATTTTCTTTTTTTTCTACCGGTATGTCATATCCGAAAAAAGAAAGAAGGCCATCGAGCAGTTCGGGCTCATCGAGAAGTTACAGGAAAACTCCTGTCTGGATGACCAGGACCGTGACGTTGTCATCTATCTGTTGTCCTCCATCCGTAAATCCCGGGAAAATTATAATTATCTCTTCATCTTCATTTTCTCCGCCCTTGCAGTGCTTGCAGATATCATCCTCTCGAGTTGATTTGCGCAAAACAAAACCAGCTTGTTTTTTTTCAATATTTGGTTAACTGTCCTGGTGTTATAATGGTTGAACAATCTAGCCCAAATAGTTCATTAGTGAGATGGATATATTGCATAACTTTCTGAATTTAAAAGGTTTATTGAGTGATGCGTTGCCTTTCCAGAAAGTACATTTTGGACCATTGATATCAAACTTTTCTTTTATGCATACTCACCCGGTGGGCGAGTCGATCAGGCTGAATCTCCTCCGGTTCAAAGGGCCTTGCATGCATGAGTATAGCAATTCCCATTGAACCTCGAATCTTCAACCAGCTCATCTCGTGAAATATCAGGGCTAGTCAGCAGAGAAGAAGGTCTCAGATGATTATCCTTGACATGACAATCATTCCCCCAGCAATATCAGGAAAATACAGCTATTATTTGTTCATTGTCTAACCGGATTTGCCGGAGAATTATTAAAAGGAGGAAGGATATATGAAATATATATTGGCGTTTTTATTGATACTGGCTGTTTCATCCAATGCATGGGCCGCTGGCAAGACAGTTTCCTACGAGGTTAACGGGCAACCCTATGAAGGATATTTTGTCAGCCCGTCTCCAAAAGCGCCGTTGGTGCTGCTTATCCACGACTGGGACGGGCTCACCGAATATGAAGTGAAACGGGCCGAGATGCTTGCGGGTCTCGGGTATGCGGTTTTTGCCGCTGATCTGTTCGGCGCCGGCGTCCGCCCCACCACAATTGAAGATAAACGCCAGCACACCGGTGAGCTTTATAAAGACCGGGAGAAAATGCTTTTTCTGATGCAGGTGGCATTGAAAATGGCCCAATCCCTTGGAGCTGATTCGCTTAATGCCGTGGCAATGGGATACTGCTTTGGAGGTGCTGCGGTGCTTGAGCTTGCCAGGTCAGGAGCAGACCTCAAGGGCTTTGTCACCTTTCATGGCGGCTTGCAAACTCCGGAAGGGCAGGACTACACCAAAACCAAGGGCAAGCTGCTGATCATGCACGGCAGCGCTGACACAAATATCACCATGGATCAGTTTGCCGATCTTGCCAGGGAAATGGAGGCAAAATATGTCCCGTACGAGATGATTACTTACGGCGGAGCGCCCCACGCCTTTACTGTATTCGGCTCCATAGGCTATCGTGAAGATGCCGATAAAAAATCCTGGAAACGGTTTACGGATTTTCTTAAGGATATTTTTGAGTAAACAGATTTTTGCTTGAAAGAGTTACTGCTCAAGGGTTTAATAGAAGCCGGCTTATGGAGGATAATCCGTTTTTGCCACTCAGGTTTTTTGGACGGGGATAAGTAAGGAATTGTTCCGATAACGGGGATCAAAATCACATCAAGGAGAAAGCAATGAAACGTTTTGTACTGATACTGTCGACCCTATTACTTATAGGTTTTATGGCCGGGTGCGGCGGAGGAACAAAAAGAGTAGCGTTGCCTGCCGGCGCATCAAGTGATATTGCCGTGCTTTCCCTGGGAGCGGACACCACCGGACTCAGTGACGATCAGGTTGACCTCTTGCAGCGGAATCTGGACTGGATGGATAGAAATCTGGTTCAGACCCTTAATAAAAAAGGCTTTAACTCGGCCCAGATCCAGGATGAAAAGGCTTTCACCGGCGCCGGCAACAGTCTTCTCCTTAAAATTTCAATCACCAAACATAAGATGATCCCCAAGGGCGCCCGGATGTTGGGTGGCATGATGGCAGGTGCTGATATTTTAAGCGTCCATTATGATCTGGTCGACTCAAATGGTAAAATCGTTCTTGCATGGGATGATTCCCAGGGTTCCACCAAGGGCGGCACCTATTGCGCCCAGGCGCTGAACAGAAATGCCGCAGACAAAATTGCTGCATATGTAGTGAGGAAATAGAGCGTTTATTGCCGAGGGCATGCAAAACGGGGACATCCATTCTTTCTGGCAGGAGTTGAAAACCAAGTCCGGAATGGTGACCCCGTTTTTTTTATTCAGAAATTGAGATAGAATAATTTTTTATCTATCAAAAAAAAGCTGTTTACATCTCCCAAAATAGTTGTTAGGTTTTCTGCGACTCTAACGCATTCATGAATCACCCCCTTAGACGTTAAAGAATAGTATTGCAATTTTCTTGCGGCGGATTACTGCGCCTTTTTTATGGGGCAAGCAGGATTTTTTGCGGTTCTGCGAAAGGATCGTGCCTCCAAATCCATGAAAAAAGGCCGACGACGCAGAGTATAAAACTCTAACCAATACAGGAGCGAATTATGGGCAGGTTGGCGATTATTACTGCTTTTTGGGTATGTGTATTTACATGTGTGAATGATCCGGCATTTGCAATGGAGGATATTGGCGATACCCGTTGGCAACCGGTTAACAACGGCATCAGGGAGCTTGAGGTAAGCACGGTTGCCATAAACCCGAAGAATCCTGACCAGGTATATGTAGGCTCTGCAAAGGCAATTTATAAAACTATAAACGCTGGAGAGGATTGGGTTGAGATCCTGTCATTCAGAGGGACCGAAAATAGTATACATGCTGTCTCACTTGCGCCGGGCAATGCAAACCATATTTATGTGGGCGCGGACCAAGGGTTATATGCAAGCAGAGATGCCGGAGCCGGGTGGGAAAAAATTTATGATGGATTGGCTGAGCAGCAGAAGTCTGTTCTGTCCATAGCTATAAATGCTCAGGATGAAGATGAATTGCTGATCGGCACAAGATCAGGTGTATATTTTTCAAGTAATCGCGGTGAAAATTGGCAGAGAAGCCGGAATCTGCCCCATGATATATGTGTGTTTTCAATTGTCTTTGACCCTGTGGAGGCAAACAATCTGTTTGGCGCTACCGACAAAGGAATTTATAAAAGTGTGGATAGCGGAGTTTCATGGGTCCGAACCTATGGAATGTATTCCTCAAAGGAAGAAACGACTGTATCGAATCTCCTTGACCAGGAAGGTTATGATCTGGATGAAATGGTTTTTGATGAAAATGGTTCGGCATATACAGGGCAAGACGCAGAAAAATCATTTTTTCGTGGGGTGGTGGTTGATAATTCAAAAGAACGAGCTGTTTATGTGGGTACCGCCAATGGGCTTTTAAAGAGTGATAATGGCGGCTTTGAGTGGAAAATGATGAGCGGTATAGGCCTGACAAGCCCTGATATCCGTCATATCGTATTAAGTCCTGATGGAAGTAATTTGTATGCCGCAACCGACAAGGGTGTTTTTATTTACTCCAGAAAGAAAGATAAATGGGATGAGCTTTATGAAGGCATGATTGCCAGGGATATTAATTTTCTGGCCACTTTATCGGGTAACTGGAATACCAATCAAATCCTTTGGGCGGCCACTGGAAAAGGGGTCTTTAAAGCAGTCCCCAAAGTTGATTATGCTGAAAGTAAGAAACGACAGTTGACCACCAGAGAGATCTTGAACAGATTTGCGCAGGAACCTTCTATTGAGGAAATCAGGGATGCGGCGATTCAATATGCGGAGGTGAGTCCGGATAAAATCAACCACTGGAGAAAAGCCGCGGCCCGCAAGGCATGGCTGCCGGAATTGCGGGTGGCATATGATGAAAATGAAGATTTTCAAACCAGCACTTATTTTTACAGCACTTCATCCGAGAAATATACAGACGACGATACTACCGAAGGCACTGACAGTGGCTGGTCGGTTTCGCTTTCATGGGATCTTGGCGATATTATCTGGAGCAGCGATCAGACTTCCATTGATACGAGGTCGCGGCTGATGGTCCAACTGCGGGACGATGTGCTCAATGAAGTAACCCGGATATATTTTGAAAGAAGGCGGTTGCAGGTGCAGATTATGATAGACGAAAATATGGATATCAACGACCGGATCGAAAAAGAATTGCGGCTTGAGGAGCTCACTGCGAATATCGATGCACTGACGGGCTCGTATCTTTCAAGACAATTGGCGGTAAATAAGGTTAGGGGAGTGCATTAAGTATGAAAATGCAAAATCAATCTGACACTAATAATAGAAGGCTTGGATAAATTCTGACACCTCGGATATGCACATTTATATTGAAAATGAAAGCCCCGGTGGTTGCCAGGGCTTTTTTAGGATGATAGCAGTTATTGGAACGCAAAAAAGGCAGCGCCGTTGCTGGCCCTGCCTTCCTAAAATCTGCAGATGGAGAGGGAGTTACTTTTTCTTTCTTCTTAAGCCAGCAAGGCCGACTAACCCAGTGCTGAAGAGAAGCATAGTAGCTGGTTCTGGGACTGAGGCCGAGGGTGCATAACCTAAGGAGTATCTATCTGAATGCTCGCTTTGCCCCACGGTTGTAAGATCATATATTAAAGTTCGATCAAAAGAAGTTGCGTCAGTATCTAAAAAGAAAAACTTAGAATTCATACCTGCCTGCAATCCTGCACTAAAACTAAAGTTCACATACCCAGGAAATGGGTCACCAAAAAGATATGCGTAATTCGGGCCAATATCACCAAGGCCATCAATTCGAAAATCTGCGTCATAAATAGATGTAATAAAATTACCAATACGAAAATCACCAATTGCACCAGCGGAGTCACTATCATTAAAGACACGCCAATAAAAATCATACGTATTGTCGATAGCTCGAACAACTCGGAACTGGACATCACCTGAAACAGTACCGCCATAACCAGAAAAGGAAAATTCGACCAAATCATCAACAATAATAGTTCCTGCTAAGTTTGGATTAACCCCTACCGTTGTGCCAGACAAGGGTGTGTAGGCATTTACTGCCAGGGGTACAGCACTTGCAACACCTGCAACCGATAAGAACAGCCCTGTTACCAATCCTGCTAAAAGTTTCTTTTTCACTTTTCCTCCTTTCTTGATGTGATTATTTAGCAATTACAGAATTAACTAAAATATTTCAAAGCATATAAAGTGTTAGCAAATTATGTGCCAATTGCAGCTTCCAGGGGCAATAAATTTTTATTTAAACAAAATTAAGTGGTTAGGAGTATTAGTATTTCATGATGAACTAGTGCGCCTGGAATACAATTCCGGAAACACGAACTAATTTGTCAGGAAATGCGAAAAACGATAATATTTTGATTTGCGATATGAGGGGTTCTGAAAGGGGATTGGAAGCTTTCAACTTATGCCACCTATCAATCTAATTTATTCCACGCAAGCATTCATTGATTCTGAAAACCAAAAGTACAGGTCAGTGCCATGATTTTGGGATGATCCTCCTCATCAATTTGAAAAATCAAATAAAAGCGTGAATCGACCCTCTGGATTGTTAGCGGTAAAAGGCGATTTGTTTAAGCTTTATTTGTGAAAGAGGCTATTAAAGCTCATCGGGATCAGCGACTGAAATGTGTTGTATCTGAAATTTCTCCTTGTATTATTTGCTTTGGCGTTGTGTAAATTAAGAAGGACATGGTTCCTTATTGATTGTTACACTTGGTGTTTCCCCGGGAGATGATCTTGCTCATGGTCAGTGTCGGCATTTCCCCTGCGCTTGTGAATAGTTGTCCCTTTTGTTTAGAGTTCAAAGTTAATTTAAGGAGGCGAAAAATGTATGATTTTACCTTCCATAATCCCACAAAAATAATTTTCGGACGTAACACTGAAGTACAGATCGGCAGTGAGCTGAAAAACGCTGGCATCAGCAAGGTTCTTTTTGTTTTCGGTAAATCTTCGATAAAGGCATCCGGGCTGTATGACCGGGTTGTTGAAAGCCTTAATCAGAGCGGTATACATTTTACGGAATTTTCCGGGGTCTCATCAAACCCGATTCTTTCACATACGCACCGGGGAGTAAGGCTTGCCATGCAAGCGAAGGTCCAGGCGGTGCTTGCTGTGGGTGGCGGCTCGGTGATCGATGAAAGCAAGGCGATCGCCGTGGGCGCGGTTTCGGATAAGGACGTATGGGAGTATTTTATCGGTGAGCAAGTCACCAGGGCCTTGCCGGTTTTCACAATCCTTACTCTGGCGGCCACCGGCAGTGAAATGAATGGTAATGCCGTGATCACCCGTGAAGAGACACAACAAAAGTATAATATCGGCTCTGCCCATGTTTACCCAAAAGTTTCTATTCTCAACCCGGAACTGACCTTTTCCGTCTCACCTGAGTATTCTGCTTACGGCGCGGTTGATGCCATCGCCCATGTGATAGAGGGATATTTCACCTCCAGACTCGGCGGGCCGGCCATTCAGGACAGATTGGTGGAAAACATTATCAGGACGGTGATCGACACTCAGAATGTTATTGCCAGGGAACCTGATAACTATAATGCCCGCGCAGAGTTCATGTGGGCCGCGACCCTTGCTTTGAACGGTTTGCCGCCGGCAGGCATCGGTGCGTACAGTTTTCCGAATCATATGATCGAACATGCCTTGAGTGCCATGTTTAATATTGCCCACGGTGCGGGGCTGGCAATCGTTATTCCGGCCTGGATGCGATGGTACCAGCCGCTGAAACGCGATAAATTCCGTCGTTTTGCACAGGAAATATTCGGCCTTGAAACCGGGGAACAAGGCATTGATGCCCTTGAGGACTGGTTTGAGAAGATCGGCGCTCCCATACGTCTTGATGATGCAGGTATCCCGGCCAGCGATATTGACAGCATTGCTGAAAACGCCAACACTCTTGCAAGACGTTGGGGAATTGATGATGTCTATACACCCGGAGTAATTGCCGAGATCCTCCGCCTGGCTGTCTGATTTCATCAGCCTATTTTCATCCCCTTCCTTGACACTTTCCGTGAAAAACGGTAAGTCTTTTCAGTAGGTTATGGTCTTTTCTGTTGTTTTCCGTTAAAATGCTGCGACATTTACCATAGACGATGAGGCGAGAATGGCTGGCAAGGTGAAGTCTGTTTTGGGAAAAGATAATAAAAACAAAGAATTACTGCGTTCAATTCCTAAGGTTGATGAATTTCTGCAATGGGTGGGAAATCCCCCCGAGACGCCATTATTATTGATCAAGAAAGCTGTACGTGAAGTTCTTGATGAAAAACGCCGGGCCATTCTGGCCGGAAAACCTGTAAAAAAGATCGATCTTTCCCGGAAAGCCCTGGTTCCCCTGTTTAACAAATTACTCAAACAGAAACTTGCGCCGAATTTTGTAAAAGTCATCAATGCCACCGGAGTCGTGGTACATACCAACCTGGGCCGATCCGTGCTTCCTGATATAGCCATGGAAAGCATTCTCAGGGTCGGTGCCGGGTATTCTAATCTGGAGTATGATCTGAAAACCGGTAAGCGTGGCAGCCGGTACAGCCTGGTTGAGGAATTGCTCTGCGAGCTCACCGGTGCCGAGGCGGCCCTGGTGGTCAATAACAATGCCGCTGCAGTCCTGTTGGTGCTTGAGACCATGGCCGCGGGCCGTGAGGTGATCGTCTCCCGCGGTCAGCTTGTTGAAATCGGTGGTTCTTTCAGGATTCCGGACGTGATGGCGAAGAGCGGTGCGAGACTCGTTGAGGTGGGGGCCACCAACCGCACGCATCTCAAGGATTACGAAACGGCAATTACTGGAGAAACCGCGCTGCTTCTCAAAGTCCATACCAGCAATTTTAAAATTATCGGCTTTACCAGGGAAGTGGATCTTGCAGAGCTTGTCGGGCTTGGAGGACAACATGGGATTCCGGTCATGGAGGATCTGGGCAGCGGCTGTTTTGTTGATCTGTCGCGTTTCGGGCTCGATAAAGAGCCCACGGTGCAGGAAACCGTGAAAGCCGGGGTTGATGTTGTTACTTTCAGTGGAGATAAGCTTCTGGGCGGACCCCAGGCAGGAATTATTCTCGGCAAAAAACAGGTGATTGAGCGGGTGAAGAAAAATCCCATGAATCGGGCGCTGCGCATTGACAAGTTTACACTGGCGGCCCTTGAAGCCATTCTGCGATTGTATCTTGATGAACAGAAAGCCCTGGAAACCATCCCCACCCTGGCAATGCTATCCATGCCCCTTGAAAAGATTCAGGCCCGGGCCCGTAAGCTTGTGGAAAAAATCAAGAAGTCAGTTAAATCAAAATGTGATGTGGAAATTGTTGAAACCGAATCAAGGGTTGGCGGCGGTGCATTGCCGGAGCAGCCATTGGCAAGTTGTGCTGTTTCATTGAATCCACTGAAGATTACCATAAATTCTCTTGAGAAGCTGTTCCGGAAGCGTGAAATACCGGTTATCGGGCGGGTGGAAGAAGACCGTTACCTGCTGGATATGCGGACTGTGGCTGATAAAGAAGTTGCCGATCTCGGCACGGCTATCTGCGAAGTGTTCGGAGTTGCGAAATAATGACATCCCCTTTGTTTGCTCAAAACGGCCGGATATCCATTGAAGATCTGAACCGGTTCAAAAGAGTATTTTCTGAAACCATCAAGTATTTTCTGTCCTGCAGCCGGGTGGATTTCATTCCGGTAAATGTTGATGAATCAGCGCCCCTTCCCCCGGGAGTCAAGTCGGTTCAGAAAAGACGGATTCCCTGTATTGGCGAGAATGGCGTGCTGTATCTTCCCATATGGCGCGTTGACGAGCTTATTGCCACGGCAGTTCTGGGTGATTGCAGCAGTAAGGTGCTGGAGGCAGACGGTCCGTGGCTTCTTGAAAGGAGCCGTTTTATCTCCCGGGAATTTGAGTTCGGGAAACAGCTTTCCCTTGATCCTCTTACCGGGTTGCTGAATAAACGCCATCTCCTGGAGGAATTGACCTGCCGGATGGTGGAAGGTTCCGGCCCGACCAATGCTGGGATGCATGGATTTGTGCTGGCCTTGATCGAAATCTGTCCAGCCATAAAGGATGCCGATCAGGCCAGGCAATATATTGCAAGAGCGGCATCGTGCCTTGGTTCTCTTGAGGACAGGGTGGCACTCCACCACCTGGGGTCTGGGGTGTTCGGCCTCATATGGGAAGAGCTTGATTCCGAAGGGGCTATCAAGGTAGGAAATGCAGTGCTCAACTGGTTGAAAAGGGAGAACTTTCCCCGGATCCGAATAGGCCTTGCACCGGTCAATGATCAAACCATGCATGAGGGAAAAGATGCCGCCGGAGTTGTCGAACAGGCCTGGCATGCCCTTGAAACCGCGAGAAAGCGGGGTCCTTATGGGCTTTGCAGCTCTTCGGCGCTTATCAATGCTGAACAGCATCCTTTAAAGCCTTTGCCGGCCAGGGTTACGGCATATTTCCGGAAGCTATTGCCGGGGGTTGATGCGTTTGCGGTCATTTTACTCCAGCAGGATCAGGATGCTGAAGGCGCACAATTTTCCGGCCGGGTTCGTTCCTTGCTCATTGATACTCCCCTGGTGCCGGTCAACCCCCGCGAAGCATTTGTTTTTATTGCCGGTGCCGACCAGCAACGAGCCCTTGACTGGATACAATCATTCAAGAAAAAACTTGGAAAAGACATGGGCAGCTTTTCCATGGGCGTGGCGCTTTTCCCGGACCATGATTTCAGAAAGTCGGAGATGCTGCTTAATGCCAGAAAGGCATTGCTCCACACCAATTTTTTCGGGCCCGACACAGTGACGGTTTTTGATGGCATAAGTCTGAATATCAGCGGCGATATTTACTATAATGAAGGGGACCTTGCCGCAGCTGCCAAAGAGTATAAGAAAGGTCTTGAAGTTGACCCGGACAATGTCAATCTTTTGAACAGCATGGGGGTTACCTGGGCGCAGATGAATCGTTATCGAGATGCGATTCCTTATTTTGAAAAAGCCCTTGGAAAAGATAATGATGATTTCATGGCCCTTTTTAACATGGGGCTGGCTCTGCTGGCATTGAACCGGAATGATGCGGTAATTCCCTATTTTGAAAGAGCCTACAAGGTTGATCCTCATAACTTTGATTTAATCCTGCAGCTTGGCAGGCTGTATTGTCAGAGCAAAAGGTATGATGAAGCGGTCATGGTGCTCAAGCAGGGGGAAGGCAAGGGCAATACCGGAAGCGGACGGGATGTCGGTCGCGGCGCGCTGCATCGTTATCTCGGCGAGGCTTATATGGCTTCAGGCAAGAATAAAAAAGCCATGGCAAGCCTCCAGAGGGCTTGCAATCATAATCCAAGGGACGCATCTGCATTGAGTCTGCTCGGTGAACTATACGATCTGGAAAAACAAGGCGCTGAAATCGCCACGGCACTCTCTAGGCAGGCGGTTGAGCTTGACAGCAGTCGTTGGGAATACTGGTATCGTCTCGGCAAAATTCAGTTCCACCAGGGAAATACAATAGATGCCAAAGAGTCTCTCAAGGAAAGTCTCAGGCTGCATCGAAAAAACATTGAAGCATCTGTCGTGCTTGGTGAAGTGTATCGAAAATCCGGGCAGCACAGTAAAGCACAAAAAATGTTTATGAAAGTCCTGAGGCTTGATCCTGCGCATAAACAGGCGAAACAATCTTTAAAGAAGTTGGCCAAGGCCTGATGCGGGAATTTGAATGCAGAATG
Proteins encoded in this window:
- a CDS encoding PEP-CTERM sorting domain-containing protein, which gives rise to MKKKLLAGLVTGLFLSVAGVASAVPLAVNAYTPLSGTTVGVNPNLAGTIIVDDLVEFSFSGYGGTVSGDVQFRVVRAIDNTYDFYWRVFNDSDSAGAIGDFRIGNFITSIYDADFRIDGLGDIGPNYAYLFGDPFPGYVNFSFSAGLQAGMNSKFFFLDTDATSFDRTLIYDLTTVGQSEHSDRYSLGYAPSASVPEPATMLLFSTGLVGLAGLRRKKK
- a CDS encoding type 1 glutamine amidotransferase; this encodes MKKFLMFQHMEWEGPGKFLLRCLDKHGISHDIVRIWEQPVPDNFSEYSALIVLGGGPNVDQEEMYPFLVQEKTVIRKALDLDMPYLGFCLGHQLLAHVLGAEVGPNFCTSIGYTQGHLTHDGREHPVFQNLPVEFPLFKWHGQSVKTPVRKNISILITSEECQVEAISVPGRPHIIGLQFDNHSASRKDIALWLEKDRQWIFSAPDREVNPTMILSMAKLLEKNMEQDFDILFNNFIRLL
- a CDS encoding iron-containing alcohol dehydrogenase, producing the protein MYDFTFHNPTKIIFGRNTEVQIGSELKNAGISKVLFVFGKSSIKASGLYDRVVESLNQSGIHFTEFSGVSSNPILSHTHRGVRLAMQAKVQAVLAVGGGSVIDESKAIAVGAVSDKDVWEYFIGEQVTRALPVFTILTLAATGSEMNGNAVITREETQQKYNIGSAHVYPKVSILNPELTFSVSPEYSAYGAVDAIAHVIEGYFTSRLGGPAIQDRLVENIIRTVIDTQNVIAREPDNYNARAEFMWAATLALNGLPPAGIGAYSFPNHMIEHALSAMFNIAHGAGLAIVIPAWMRWYQPLKRDKFRRFAQEIFGLETGEQGIDALEDWFEKIGAPIRLDDAGIPASDIDSIAENANTLARRWGIDDVYTPGVIAEILRLAV
- a CDS encoding DUF4410 domain-containing protein; the protein is MKRFVLILSTLLLIGFMAGCGGGTKRVALPAGASSDIAVLSLGADTTGLSDDQVDLLQRNLDWMDRNLVQTLNKKGFNSAQIQDEKAFTGAGNSLLLKISITKHKMIPKGARMLGGMMAGADILSVHYDLVDSNGKIVLAWDDSQGSTKGGTYCAQALNRNAADKIAAYVVRK
- the selA gene encoding L-seryl-tRNA(Sec) selenium transferase, which translates into the protein MAGKVKSVLGKDNKNKELLRSIPKVDEFLQWVGNPPETPLLLIKKAVREVLDEKRRAILAGKPVKKIDLSRKALVPLFNKLLKQKLAPNFVKVINATGVVVHTNLGRSVLPDIAMESILRVGAGYSNLEYDLKTGKRGSRYSLVEELLCELTGAEAALVVNNNAAAVLLVLETMAAGREVIVSRGQLVEIGGSFRIPDVMAKSGARLVEVGATNRTHLKDYETAITGETALLLKVHTSNFKIIGFTREVDLAELVGLGGQHGIPVMEDLGSGCFVDLSRFGLDKEPTVQETVKAGVDVVTFSGDKLLGGPQAGIILGKKQVIERVKKNPMNRALRIDKFTLAALEAILRLYLDEQKALETIPTLAMLSMPLEKIQARARKLVEKIKKSVKSKCDVEIVETESRVGGGALPEQPLASCAVSLNPLKITINSLEKLFRKREIPVIGRVEEDRYLLDMRTVADKEVADLGTAICEVFGVAK
- a CDS encoding dienelactone hydrolase family protein, with the protein product MKYILAFLLILAVSSNAWAAGKTVSYEVNGQPYEGYFVSPSPKAPLVLLIHDWDGLTEYEVKRAEMLAGLGYAVFAADLFGAGVRPTTIEDKRQHTGELYKDREKMLFLMQVALKMAQSLGADSLNAVAMGYCFGGAAVLELARSGADLKGFVTFHGGLQTPEGQDYTKTKGKLLIMHGSADTNITMDQFADLAREMEAKYVPYEMITYGGAPHAFTVFGSIGYREDADKKSWKRFTDFLKDIFE